Proteins co-encoded in one Pyxidicoccus xibeiensis genomic window:
- a CDS encoding ferritin-like domain-containing protein, which translates to MKKTTSDMGMNKTGIATSPVDSADIIQEAQKRQPSHLGDETLLIKVRQQYARESPGVGSVPPPASLKGVAKTAVDMLKGSKPTVFIDKLGERLAFERTGTRLYQGALAKFDVLGSWEGGPTREGLQRILNDEMSHFALMTESLTKLGADPTAVTPCADVGAVTSMGLPAVVSDPRMNLRDTLHALLVAELTDNAGWEMLIELARGLGHDTLADRFQLALDAEAEHLTLVRGWLSAGVTLEARAEPVPQASPTLNATPL; encoded by the coding sequence ATGAAGAAGACGACCAGCGACATGGGCATGAACAAGACGGGCATCGCCACCTCGCCCGTGGACAGCGCGGACATCATCCAGGAGGCGCAGAAGCGGCAGCCCAGCCACCTGGGTGACGAGACGCTCCTCATCAAGGTGCGCCAGCAGTACGCGCGGGAGAGCCCGGGCGTGGGCAGCGTGCCGCCCCCGGCCAGCCTCAAGGGCGTGGCCAAGACGGCGGTGGACATGCTCAAGGGCTCCAAGCCCACCGTGTTCATCGACAAGCTGGGGGAACGGCTCGCCTTCGAGCGCACCGGCACCCGGCTCTACCAGGGGGCGCTCGCCAAGTTCGACGTCCTCGGCAGCTGGGAGGGCGGCCCCACCCGCGAGGGCCTGCAGCGCATCCTCAACGACGAGATGTCCCACTTCGCCCTGATGACCGAGTCCCTGACGAAGCTGGGCGCGGACCCCACGGCGGTGACGCCCTGCGCGGACGTGGGAGCCGTGACGTCCATGGGCCTGCCCGCCGTCGTCAGCGACCCGCGGATGAACCTGCGCGACACGCTGCACGCGCTGCTGGTGGCGGAGCTGACGGACAACGCCGGCTGGGAGATGCTCATCGAGCTGGCGCGCGGCCTGGGCCATGACACCCTGGCGGACCGCTTCCAGCTCGCCCTGGACGCGGAGGCCGAGCACCTCACCCTGGTGCGCGGCTGGCTGTCCGCGGGCGTCACCCTGGAGGCCCGCGCGGAGCCGGTGCCCCAGGCCTCGCCCACCCTCAACGCCACGCCGCTGTAG
- a CDS encoding RodZ family helix-turn-helix domain-containing protein, translating to MKLLRHALLVAFTLSTTACNVEPELAGSESGALDVQSQAATTSPPLYNYCPSSIPAAPPAQPNGPTPLSSIPAGTPLYAFATNLRSAYTVVVTDPADRNQFQAFGFDVVSRTLKFHVSGLKSRGELRRLNQQIAVDIEALEQSSGIDMGFTWGSSGQVGGPLIPRPGGVHEGAWKVAFNNHFQLDEYLVSQPIILQ from the coding sequence ATGAAGCTCCTCCGTCACGCGCTGCTGGTTGCCTTCACCCTGTCCACCACCGCCTGCAACGTCGAGCCCGAGCTCGCCGGGTCCGAGTCCGGCGCCCTCGACGTCCAGTCCCAGGCGGCGACGACGAGCCCGCCCCTCTACAACTACTGCCCGTCGTCCATCCCGGCCGCGCCCCCCGCGCAGCCCAACGGGCCCACGCCGCTGTCCAGCATTCCCGCGGGCACGCCGCTCTACGCGTTCGCCACCAACCTGCGCAGCGCGTACACGGTCGTCGTCACCGACCCGGCCGACCGGAACCAGTTCCAGGCGTTCGGCTTCGACGTCGTCTCCCGCACCCTGAAGTTCCACGTGTCCGGCCTCAAGAGCCGGGGGGAGCTGCGCCGGCTCAACCAGCAGATTGCCGTCGACATCGAGGCCCTCGAGCAGAGCAGCGGCATCGACATGGGCTTCACCTGGGGCTCCAGCGGTCAGGTGGGCGGCCCGCTCATCCCCCGGCCCGGCGGCGTCCACGAGGGCGCCTGGAAGGTGGCGTTCAACAACCACTTCCAGCTGGACGAGTACCTCGTCTCGCAGCCCATCATCCTCCAGTAG
- a CDS encoding CHASE2 domain-containing protein has product MAGERWKILKSRWRNHWRLMLGVAVLATTLAAVCHLLGESLGGWLEEAERGAYDKMVTGFTDGRGKSPHVVVLAIDQWSLDNIRANKQYALNFGNWPYSRNLWARVVEQLEAEGARAIVFDAVMDEPSTDTGMDLAFAQTLRDTRVPFFVGMSSNAPRADFSAPAPSAPAPAAAPVASAQDALPTEALPPSQEEPSPSGEEFPEDGTAQFEDVPDAEAVPEVTPEAMARAVAFPVRVEGRVLPTLEQESEGVMQPQHPVPPIPLLVGAADGFGLVDAESDPDGFMRRTRFAYTDGVNTYPTLPVRAAAGILGASEVELSEHTLRLGTREYTVDAEGDTAIDFGGEFYERFEAVPLLKVLDDWARRNAGQPTRLPPGLFRDKVVVIGGNAVGLNDVKATPFSPVVPGLVKQATVLDTLLGNGRFFTRAPLWLSLLLVFGVALVSVVLLMTTRWTPLEIAWPLALYLGMHWVTGPVLAKTGMVLLTALPSLAGMLASVAAVAFNHLVANKEAEFIRQAFSRFMEPKLVEQMISQRELPRLDGENVEITAFFSDIRGFSTFSERFKQDPRSLVRILNTYLTRVSGALLKEGGCLDKYIGDAVVCLYGAPMRQPDHAVRACRGALAAKAEVDRLREEFRVQGLPDMYTRIGLNSAVNFVGNFGSEQLFSYTAIGDGMNLAARLEGANKAYGSVIMIGPRTYELAKEHIEVRELDRVRVAGKTEAVTVYELLALKGGLDAHKQVTVERYHAALALYREARFAEAAAVLEARKAEDPEDGPTQALLERCHKYAKAPPPEFDGVASLDK; this is encoded by the coding sequence GTGGCAGGCGAGCGCTGGAAGATTCTGAAGTCGCGGTGGCGCAACCACTGGCGGCTGATGCTGGGCGTGGCGGTGCTGGCCACCACGCTGGCGGCCGTGTGCCATCTGCTGGGCGAGTCACTGGGCGGCTGGCTGGAAGAGGCCGAGCGGGGCGCCTACGACAAGATGGTGACCGGCTTCACCGACGGGCGCGGGAAGTCACCGCACGTGGTGGTGCTGGCCATCGACCAGTGGAGCCTGGACAACATCCGCGCCAACAAGCAGTACGCGCTCAACTTCGGGAACTGGCCCTACAGCCGCAACCTGTGGGCGCGGGTGGTGGAGCAACTCGAGGCCGAGGGCGCGCGCGCCATCGTCTTCGACGCGGTGATGGACGAGCCCTCCACGGACACGGGCATGGACCTGGCCTTCGCGCAGACGCTGCGCGACACACGGGTGCCCTTCTTCGTGGGCATGTCCTCCAATGCGCCCCGCGCGGACTTCAGCGCCCCGGCGCCGAGCGCACCGGCCCCGGCTGCGGCTCCCGTGGCCTCCGCGCAGGACGCGCTGCCCACGGAGGCCCTGCCGCCGTCCCAGGAGGAGCCCTCCCCTTCGGGCGAGGAGTTCCCCGAGGACGGCACAGCGCAGTTCGAGGACGTTCCGGACGCGGAGGCCGTGCCGGAAGTCACTCCCGAGGCGATGGCCCGCGCGGTGGCCTTCCCGGTGCGCGTGGAGGGCCGCGTGCTGCCGACCCTGGAGCAGGAGTCCGAGGGCGTGATGCAGCCGCAGCACCCGGTGCCGCCCATTCCCCTGCTGGTGGGCGCGGCGGATGGCTTCGGGCTGGTGGACGCGGAGTCGGACCCGGACGGGTTCATGCGGCGCACGCGCTTCGCGTACACGGACGGCGTCAACACGTACCCGACGCTGCCGGTGCGCGCGGCGGCGGGCATCCTGGGCGCCAGCGAGGTGGAGCTGTCGGAGCACACGCTGCGGCTGGGCACGCGCGAGTACACGGTGGACGCGGAGGGCGACACGGCCATCGACTTCGGCGGTGAGTTCTACGAGCGCTTCGAGGCGGTGCCGCTGCTGAAGGTGCTGGACGACTGGGCGCGGCGCAACGCGGGCCAGCCCACGCGGCTGCCGCCCGGCCTCTTCCGCGACAAGGTGGTGGTCATCGGCGGCAACGCGGTGGGGCTCAACGACGTCAAGGCCACGCCCTTCTCCCCCGTCGTGCCCGGCCTGGTGAAGCAGGCGACGGTGCTGGACACGCTGCTGGGGAACGGCCGCTTCTTCACCCGCGCGCCGCTGTGGCTGAGCCTGCTGCTCGTCTTCGGGGTGGCGCTCGTCTCCGTCGTGCTGCTGATGACGACGCGGTGGACGCCGCTGGAAATCGCGTGGCCGCTGGCGCTCTACCTGGGCATGCATTGGGTGACGGGCCCGGTGCTGGCGAAGACGGGCATGGTGCTGCTCACCGCCCTGCCCTCGCTGGCGGGCATGCTGGCCAGCGTCGCCGCCGTGGCCTTCAACCACCTGGTGGCCAACAAGGAAGCGGAGTTCATCCGGCAGGCCTTCAGCCGCTTCATGGAGCCCAAGCTGGTGGAGCAGATGATTTCCCAGCGCGAGCTGCCCCGGCTGGACGGGGAGAATGTCGAAATCACCGCCTTCTTCAGCGACATCCGCGGCTTCTCCACCTTCAGCGAGCGCTTCAAGCAGGACCCGCGCAGCCTGGTTCGCATCCTCAATACGTATCTGACGCGGGTGAGTGGCGCGCTGCTGAAGGAGGGCGGGTGCCTGGACAAGTACATCGGCGACGCGGTGGTGTGCCTCTACGGCGCGCCCATGCGCCAGCCGGACCATGCGGTGCGGGCCTGCCGGGGGGCGCTGGCGGCGAAGGCGGAGGTGGACCGGCTGCGCGAGGAGTTCCGCGTCCAGGGCCTGCCGGACATGTACACGCGCATCGGCCTCAACAGCGCGGTGAACTTCGTGGGCAACTTCGGCAGCGAGCAGCTCTTCAGCTACACGGCCATCGGCGACGGGATGAACCTGGCCGCGCGGCTGGAGGGCGCGAACAAGGCGTATGGCTCCGTCATCATGATTGGCCCGCGCACGTACGAGCTGGCGAAGGAGCACATCGAGGTGCGCGAGCTGGACCGGGTGCGCGTGGCCGGCAAGACGGAGGCCGTCACGGTGTACGAGCTGCTGGCGCTCAAGGGCGGGCTGGACGCGCACAAGCAGGTGACGGTGGAGCGCTACCACGCGGCCCTGGCGCTCTACCGCGAGGCGCGCTTCGCGGAGGCCGCGGCGGTGCTGGAGGCACGGAAGGCCGAGGACCCGGAGGACGGGCCCACGCAGGCGCTGCTGGAGCGCTGCCACAAGTACGCCAAGGCGCCGCCGCCGGAGTTCGACGGCGTGGCGAGCCTGGACAAGTGA
- a CDS encoding DUF3616 domain-containing protein, with amino-acid sequence MEQPQLLGRLLLKFDQDAAAVPDDLSAAARAPDGSVWVASDEHGVLHRLNPEEPRIFSHQERHDVASLLGVKGGEEMDIEALDMQDGHLWLVGSHSAVRKKPKGKGVEKDLARLATVEHQPARFMLARLPLPDAEADRPAPPKEAGARAKKAAKKKGVAKLEPSKAGSPLVELLRRDEHLGPFLVPAGRGAPPGALAIPSKDNGLDIEGLAVHGDRVFLGLRGPVLRGWAVMLEMEVQDAGNGFLAPKRGKKGGAYRKHFLQLDGLGIRELSRHGDDLLILAGPTLPLDGTIRLYRLRGGLHLTEDSIHQQAPGDLEPLFDIPRSEKADHAEGVALFSYFDKDDSVLIVYDSPSQQRRYGPCGVLADVFRLF; translated from the coding sequence ATGGAACAGCCCCAGCTCCTCGGCCGCCTGCTGCTGAAGTTCGACCAGGACGCCGCCGCGGTACCGGATGACCTGTCCGCCGCGGCGCGCGCGCCGGATGGCAGCGTCTGGGTGGCGTCGGACGAGCACGGGGTGCTGCACCGGCTCAACCCGGAGGAGCCCCGCATCTTCTCGCACCAGGAGCGCCACGACGTGGCGAGCCTGCTGGGCGTGAAGGGCGGCGAGGAGATGGACATCGAAGCGCTGGACATGCAGGACGGCCACCTGTGGCTGGTCGGCTCGCACAGCGCCGTGCGCAAGAAGCCCAAGGGCAAGGGCGTGGAGAAGGACCTGGCCCGGCTGGCCACCGTGGAGCACCAGCCCGCGCGCTTCATGCTGGCGCGGCTGCCGCTGCCCGACGCGGAGGCGGACCGGCCGGCGCCCCCGAAGGAGGCCGGGGCGCGCGCGAAGAAGGCCGCGAAGAAGAAGGGCGTGGCGAAGCTGGAGCCGTCGAAGGCGGGCAGCCCGCTGGTGGAGCTGCTCCGCCGCGACGAGCACCTGGGCCCCTTCCTGGTACCGGCGGGCCGGGGCGCGCCGCCGGGTGCGCTGGCCATCCCCAGCAAGGACAACGGCCTGGACATCGAAGGGCTGGCGGTCCACGGCGACCGCGTCTTCCTGGGGCTGCGAGGCCCCGTGCTGCGCGGCTGGGCGGTGATGCTGGAGATGGAGGTACAGGACGCCGGCAACGGCTTCCTCGCGCCCAAGCGCGGGAAGAAGGGCGGCGCGTACCGCAAGCACTTCCTCCAGCTGGACGGGCTGGGCATCCGCGAGCTGAGCCGGCACGGGGACGACCTGCTCATCCTCGCCGGCCCCACGCTGCCGCTGGACGGCACCATCCGCCTGTACCGGCTGCGCGGAGGGCTGCACCTCACGGAGGACTCCATCCATCAGCAGGCCCCGGGAGACCTGGAGCCGCTGTTCGACATCCCCCGCTCGGAGAAGGCGGACCACGCGGAGGGCGTGGCCCTGTTCTCCTACTTCGACAAGGACGACTCGGTCCTCATCGTCTACGACTCGCCCTCCCAGCAGCGCCGCTATGGGCCGTGCGGCGTGCTGGCGGACGTGTTCCGGCTGTTCTGA
- a CDS encoding SH3 domain-containing protein, with protein sequence MRTRAGMVAVALALGLPGLAGAVKVGGTLYVKAKNTRVMVSPSPTDNAVVILQPGDTVKWEGADATNKQWHRVEAPGGKKGFVFQTNLSTTRPNMEIVVDPNGKQTMDPKKFVASGAAVKALSPGAEKYGNGKKGDYAKAVSDIKAVEALAKAVSTEAIAAHVEEAGLFPVVGPTEKVAQAAPQAPAKGSKKKAVK encoded by the coding sequence ATGAGAACGAGAGCAGGCATGGTCGCCGTGGCGCTGGCGCTGGGCCTTCCGGGCCTGGCGGGCGCCGTGAAGGTCGGCGGGACGCTGTACGTGAAGGCGAAGAACACGCGGGTGATGGTGAGCCCGTCCCCCACGGACAACGCGGTGGTCATCCTCCAGCCTGGGGACACTGTGAAGTGGGAGGGCGCCGACGCGACGAACAAGCAGTGGCACCGCGTGGAGGCGCCGGGCGGGAAGAAGGGCTTCGTCTTCCAGACGAACCTGTCCACCACGCGGCCCAACATGGAAATCGTCGTCGACCCGAACGGCAAGCAGACGATGGACCCGAAGAAGTTCGTCGCCAGTGGCGCCGCGGTGAAGGCGCTCAGCCCCGGCGCCGAGAAGTACGGCAACGGCAAGAAGGGCGACTACGCGAAGGCCGTCAGCGACATCAAGGCGGTGGAGGCGCTGGCCAAGGCGGTGTCCACGGAGGCCATCGCCGCGCATGTGGAGGAAGCGGGGCTCTTCCCGGTGGTGGGGCCCACGGAGAAGGTGGCGCAGGCGGCCCCCCAGGCGCCCGCCAAGGGCTCGAAGAAGAAGGCGGTGAAGTGA
- a CDS encoding RNA polymerase sigma factor yields MNAFALSPHALLSSPLLTRSLTARDVTGQPAPRVESRPLSSPTLDSRWFAAFAREHEAALQATALRLCGNAADARDLVQDTLERGLRNLAKYKPGTDGRAWLLTILHHLFIDRCRSRTRERRADVSAEDMEERIAAPEVETAPAWAAISPEQLREALEKLPEEFRTVYRLHALEGRSYVEIAERLGIPKATVGTRLIRARRRLKELLMPTPPGEAEGT; encoded by the coding sequence ATGAACGCCTTCGCCCTCTCGCCGCACGCCCTGCTGTCCAGCCCGTTGCTGACGCGGAGCTTGACGGCCCGGGACGTGACGGGTCAGCCTGCACCCCGAGTGGAAAGCAGGCCCCTGTCATCGCCGACCCTGGACAGCCGGTGGTTCGCGGCATTCGCCCGGGAGCACGAGGCGGCCTTGCAGGCCACCGCGCTGCGCCTGTGCGGGAATGCCGCGGATGCGCGCGACCTCGTCCAGGACACCCTGGAGCGTGGGCTCCGCAACCTCGCGAAGTACAAGCCCGGCACGGACGGGCGCGCGTGGCTGCTCACCATCCTCCACCACCTCTTCATCGACCGGTGCCGCTCCCGCACGCGTGAGCGCCGGGCGGACGTGTCCGCCGAGGACATGGAGGAGCGCATCGCCGCTCCCGAGGTGGAGACCGCCCCCGCCTGGGCCGCCATCAGCCCGGAGCAGCTGCGCGAGGCGCTGGAGAAGCTGCCCGAGGAGTTCCGCACCGTGTACCGGCTGCACGCCCTGGAGGGCAGGTCCTACGTGGAGATCGCCGAGCGACTGGGCATTCCCAAGGCCACCGTGGGCACGCGCCTCATCCGCGCGCGCCGCCGGCTGAAGGAGCTGCTGATGCCCACGCCTCCGGGCGAGGCGGAGGGCACATGA
- a CDS encoding CHAT domain-containing protein — MSALEPTDIHDQVQAFADGELSPEEADTFRVHLGTCAQCQADLDDILQLQALSSRLVDVEQQEVAPAPPPRQEAEPRRAFRPAWSRRNRVAAAALAGSLAAVLALVVLRSPGLSTGQGAEALALAPTRSLEARLSWEGASAHRPYGVLRSGEERPRELVPLQKLAKLEEAGDLHGLATGHLLRGEREQAAEYLQRAPASPDVDSDRAVVALSKGELEEALILLDGVLEKHPRHPQALWNRALVLRELGLDAVAADAFDAVAALGEPGWAEEAKERASALRRNLEGQRGTWEEAGKAGKLLATQGTPFPDALARAVPGTARNWFNISVWAAPTPERVKALLPLARVLDAHYGGDTLERYATRVAGLDFQRRGPLAERFLQVLLGTFDMKGLDAYVRELSATGNSDLLLGVLPLAGQLPARIAEYEQAAKTLGDPWLLLNGERERAMGEYTRGDLAGAEARLLRALAECQAAKADFRCAQVEHLLSHIYKDEHRLVEAREHAMAGLEWARRTQEWTLQADLLLVMGDMARFRNAFALTRAYLQEQALRDRGCAAQRHVHESLASLHVFALRPQAARAELERAPACELPLFLNGAFVLADLARLDSRPDDVERVRDGLKKLDAAGWLRPGERVMATHIEGRAVSTRDAEAGRALLRQAISDGARLGPADPVAAKARAYSYSSLILDAGNRQDWAGALALFAEELGAPVPSRCEVGVEVHDERTVVAARGASGELLGHSDASRRSPDFDVTKLVPAPLVSALKPCEHVRVFARYPVHGQAGLLPAELAWSYVAGAKRVAPSVSAPRPLLVHDVAAPASLGLPRLRSWSQPAEPSPRRVELTGAAATPSRLLAELADATEVEIHAHGLVNLGVSDASLLVMAPEAGGRYALTAGEVRRQQLKGAPVVLLGACQAARTAPYLHAPWSLPVAFAEAGARAVIASPIDIPDAEAGPFFSRVMQRIRSGTPAAVALRDERIRVLSSQPDSWVKTVVVFE, encoded by the coding sequence ATGAGCGCGCTGGAGCCCACCGACATCCACGACCAGGTCCAGGCCTTCGCGGACGGCGAGCTGTCCCCTGAGGAGGCGGACACCTTCCGCGTGCACCTGGGCACGTGCGCGCAGTGCCAGGCGGACCTCGACGACATCCTCCAGCTCCAGGCGCTCTCGTCGCGGCTGGTGGACGTGGAGCAGCAGGAGGTGGCCCCCGCGCCGCCGCCGCGTCAGGAGGCGGAGCCGCGGCGCGCCTTCCGTCCGGCGTGGAGCCGCCGCAACCGCGTGGCCGCGGCCGCGCTGGCGGGCTCGCTGGCCGCCGTGCTCGCGCTGGTGGTGCTGCGCTCACCGGGCCTGTCCACGGGGCAGGGGGCCGAGGCGCTGGCCCTGGCGCCCACGCGCTCGCTGGAGGCGCGGCTGAGCTGGGAGGGCGCCAGCGCGCACCGGCCCTACGGCGTGCTGCGCTCGGGCGAGGAGCGTCCCCGGGAGCTGGTGCCGCTGCAGAAGCTGGCGAAGCTGGAGGAGGCGGGAGACCTGCACGGGCTGGCCACCGGCCACCTGCTGCGCGGCGAGCGGGAGCAGGCGGCGGAGTACCTGCAGCGCGCGCCGGCCTCGCCGGACGTGGACAGCGACCGGGCGGTGGTGGCGCTGTCGAAGGGCGAGCTGGAAGAGGCCCTCATCCTGCTGGACGGCGTGCTGGAGAAGCACCCCCGGCACCCGCAGGCGCTGTGGAACCGGGCGCTGGTGCTGCGCGAGCTGGGGCTGGACGCGGTGGCGGCCGACGCCTTCGACGCGGTGGCGGCGCTGGGTGAGCCGGGCTGGGCGGAGGAGGCGAAGGAGCGCGCCTCGGCCCTGCGGCGCAACCTGGAGGGGCAGCGTGGGACGTGGGAAGAGGCGGGCAAGGCCGGCAAGCTGCTGGCCACGCAGGGCACGCCCTTTCCGGACGCCCTGGCCCGCGCGGTGCCGGGCACGGCGCGCAACTGGTTCAACATCTCCGTGTGGGCGGCTCCGACCCCGGAGCGCGTGAAGGCGCTGCTGCCGCTGGCCCGCGTGCTGGACGCGCACTACGGCGGGGACACCCTGGAGCGCTACGCCACCCGCGTGGCCGGCCTGGACTTCCAGCGCCGCGGCCCGCTGGCCGAGCGCTTCCTCCAGGTGCTGCTGGGCACCTTCGACATGAAGGGGCTGGACGCGTACGTGCGCGAGCTGTCCGCCACCGGCAACTCGGACCTCCTGCTGGGCGTGCTGCCCCTGGCGGGCCAGCTGCCCGCGCGCATCGCCGAGTACGAGCAGGCCGCGAAGACGCTGGGCGACCCGTGGCTGCTGCTCAACGGCGAGCGCGAGCGCGCCATGGGGGAGTACACCCGGGGCGACCTGGCCGGCGCCGAGGCGCGGCTGCTGCGCGCGCTGGCCGAGTGCCAGGCGGCGAAGGCGGACTTCCGCTGCGCCCAGGTGGAGCACCTGCTCTCGCACATCTACAAGGACGAGCACCGGCTGGTGGAGGCGCGCGAGCACGCCATGGCCGGCCTCGAGTGGGCGCGGCGGACGCAGGAGTGGACGCTGCAGGCGGACCTGCTGCTGGTGATGGGCGACATGGCGCGCTTCCGCAACGCCTTCGCGCTGACCCGGGCGTACCTCCAGGAGCAGGCCCTGCGCGACAGGGGCTGCGCGGCGCAGCGCCACGTGCACGAGAGCCTGGCCTCGCTGCACGTCTTCGCCCTGCGGCCCCAGGCGGCCCGCGCGGAGCTGGAGCGGGCGCCCGCGTGTGAGCTGCCCCTCTTCCTCAATGGCGCCTTCGTGCTGGCGGACCTCGCCCGGTTGGACTCGCGCCCGGACGACGTGGAGCGCGTGCGTGACGGCCTGAAGAAGCTGGACGCGGCGGGCTGGCTGCGCCCGGGCGAGCGGGTGATGGCCACGCACATCGAGGGCCGCGCCGTCAGCACCCGCGACGCCGAGGCGGGCCGCGCGCTGCTGCGCCAGGCCATCTCCGACGGCGCCCGGCTGGGCCCGGCGGACCCGGTGGCCGCGAAGGCGCGCGCCTACAGCTACTCGTCCCTCATCCTCGACGCCGGCAACCGCCAGGACTGGGCCGGGGCGCTGGCCCTCTTCGCCGAGGAGCTCGGGGCCCCGGTGCCCTCGCGCTGCGAGGTGGGCGTGGAGGTGCACGACGAGCGCACCGTGGTGGCCGCGCGCGGCGCTTCTGGCGAGCTGCTGGGCCACTCCGACGCGAGCCGCCGCTCGCCGGACTTCGACGTGACGAAGCTGGTGCCCGCGCCGCTGGTGTCCGCGCTGAAGCCGTGCGAGCACGTGCGCGTCTTCGCCCGCTACCCCGTGCACGGCCAGGCGGGGCTGCTGCCGGCGGAGCTGGCGTGGAGCTACGTGGCGGGCGCGAAGCGGGTGGCGCCGTCGGTGTCCGCCCCCCGGCCCCTGCTGGTGCACGACGTGGCGGCGCCGGCCTCGCTGGGCCTGCCCCGGCTGCGCAGCTGGTCGCAGCCCGCGGAGCCCTCGCCGCGCCGGGTGGAGCTGACGGGCGCCGCCGCCACGCCGTCGCGGCTGCTCGCGGAGCTGGCGGACGCCACCGAGGTGGAAATCCACGCGCACGGCCTGGTGAACCTGGGCGTGTCGGACGCCTCGCTGCTGGTGATGGCGCCGGAGGCGGGGGGCCGCTACGCGCTCACCGCGGGCGAGGTGCGGCGGCAGCAGCTCAAGGGCGCGCCGGTGGTGCTGCTCGGGGCCTGCCAGGCCGCGAGGACGGCGCCCTACCTCCACGCGCCGTGGAGCCTCCCCGTCGCCTTCGCCGAGGCGGGCGCGCGCGCCGTCATCGCCTCGCCCATCGACATCCCGGACGCCGAGGCCGGGCCCTTCTTCTCACGCGTCATGCAACGCATCCGCTCCGGCACCCCGGCCGCCGTCGCGCTCCGGGATGAGCGCATCCGCGTGCTGTCGTCACAGCCGGACAGCTGGGTGAAGACCGTCGTGGTCTTCGAGTAG
- a CDS encoding TspO/MBR family protein, which yields MQTTKVEPTTRTVPGPVKRTALNPTLRTESVVALGTFGALAFGAAALGSRQSSADQRWFRRLRKPPFQPPPKVFAPVWTVLYGLIAVSGWRVWTAPAGPARSKALAWWGVQLGLNAAWSWLFFGRHQPRRALADNVALLGSIGAYVATTRNVDRPAAWLVAPYLTWVGFANVLNAEIVRRNP from the coding sequence ATGCAGACGACGAAGGTGGAACCGACGACGCGGACGGTGCCGGGCCCGGTGAAGCGCACGGCCCTCAACCCCACGCTGCGCACGGAGTCGGTGGTGGCGCTGGGCACCTTTGGCGCGCTCGCGTTCGGCGCGGCGGCGCTGGGCAGCCGGCAGAGCTCCGCCGACCAGCGCTGGTTCCGGCGCCTGCGCAAGCCTCCCTTCCAGCCGCCACCCAAGGTGTTCGCCCCGGTGTGGACGGTGCTGTATGGCCTCATCGCCGTCTCCGGCTGGCGGGTGTGGACGGCGCCGGCGGGGCCCGCGCGCTCCAAGGCGCTGGCCTGGTGGGGCGTCCAGCTGGGCCTCAACGCCGCCTGGTCCTGGCTCTTCTTCGGCCGCCACCAGCCGCGCCGCGCCCTGGCGGACAACGTGGCGCTGCTGGGCAGCATCGGCGCCTACGTGGCCACGACGCGGAACGTGGACCGCCCGGCCGCCTGGCTGGTCGCGCCCTACCTGACGTGGGTGGGCTTCGCCAACGTCCTCAACGCCGAAATCGTCCGCCGCAACCCGTAG
- a CDS encoding DUF924 family protein: protein MVSAEEVLGFWFGRPPDPVRNPDSARPQERWWERDAAFDAECQQRFLEAHEAAAAGKLGAWKDEARSCLALVLLLDQIPRNVFRGTPRAFATDALARDVARHALARGLDMTLPPVWRWFMYLPFEHSEEVHDQRLAVALFEMLALYHRDSRDSLDYARRHRDVIERFGRFPHRNGALGRPSTPEEESFLQEPGSAF from the coding sequence ATGGTGAGCGCGGAGGAAGTGCTTGGCTTCTGGTTCGGTCGACCGCCGGACCCCGTCCGCAACCCCGACAGCGCGCGTCCTCAAGAACGGTGGTGGGAGCGGGACGCCGCGTTCGACGCGGAGTGCCAGCAGCGTTTCCTGGAGGCGCACGAGGCGGCCGCCGCGGGGAAGCTGGGGGCATGGAAGGACGAGGCCCGGAGCTGCCTGGCGCTGGTGCTGCTCCTGGACCAGATTCCGAGGAACGTCTTCCGGGGCACGCCGCGGGCATTCGCCACGGATGCGCTGGCGCGCGACGTGGCCCGGCATGCGCTGGCGCGGGGGCTGGACATGACGCTGCCGCCGGTGTGGCGGTGGTTCATGTACCTGCCCTTCGAGCACAGCGAAGAGGTCCATGACCAGCGGCTGGCCGTGGCCCTCTTCGAGATGCTGGCGCTGTACCACCGCGACAGCCGCGACTCGCTCGACTACGCCCGGCGGCACCGGGACGTCATCGAGCGCTTCGGCCGCTTCCCCCACCGCAACGGCGCGCTGGGGCGCCCGTCCACTCCGGAGGAAGAGAGCTTCCTCCAGGAGCCGGGCTCGGCGTTCTGA